Proteins encoded in a region of the Cyanobacteria bacterium FACHB-DQ100 genome:
- a CDS encoding pyridoxal phosphate-dependent aminotransferase, whose protein sequence is MELAERMSRLGTESAFDVFAKAQQLEAQGRSIIHLEIGQPDFPTPFPICEAAFRAMKDGYTGYTPAAGLLALREAIAEHISTTRNIEIHPDEVVVTPGAKPIIFFTLMALVNEGDEVIYPDPGFPIYQSVINFVGARGIPLPLREEVGFRFHLDDLVNAISDRTRLLILNSPQNPTGGLLQVEDLVAIAELVDRHNFYVLSDEIYSRILYEGKHISLIQFPGMKSRTILLDGHSKTYAMTGWRLGYGVVPKHLVEGIVRLMINCNSCTCAFTQIAGIEALRGSQEFVDQMVAQFQRRRDTVVDGLNEIEGIHCLKPAGAFYVFPNVKNLPLSCNALADYFLNEAGVSLLAGTAFGKFGDGYLRISYANSLENLQIAIDRMRSAVMRL, encoded by the coding sequence ATGGAACTTGCAGAACGAATGAGTCGATTAGGAACAGAATCCGCCTTTGATGTCTTTGCCAAAGCACAACAGCTAGAAGCTCAAGGACGATCAATTATCCATCTAGAAATTGGGCAACCAGACTTTCCGACTCCATTCCCAATTTGTGAAGCAGCATTTCGGGCAATGAAAGATGGCTATACAGGCTATACTCCGGCAGCTGGTTTGTTAGCATTGCGAGAAGCGATCGCTGAACATATTTCGACAACCAGAAATATTGAGATTCACCCAGACGAAGTTGTCGTTACACCTGGAGCTAAGCCGATTATCTTCTTCACGCTAATGGCGTTAGTGAATGAAGGAGATGAAGTAATTTACCCAGATCCAGGCTTTCCGATTTACCAATCGGTGATCAATTTTGTGGGTGCTAGAGGAATTCCTTTACCGCTACGCGAAGAAGTCGGGTTTCGCTTTCATTTAGATGATTTGGTCAATGCAATATCCGATCGAACTCGCTTACTCATTCTCAATTCTCCTCAAAATCCCACAGGGGGATTGCTGCAAGTTGAAGATTTAGTCGCGATCGCAGAACTTGTCGATCGACATAATTTCTATGTTCTCTCCGATGAAATCTATTCTCGGATTCTCTATGAAGGTAAGCACATTAGCCTGATTCAATTTCCGGGTATGAAATCTCGCACTATCCTGCTTGATGGTCATTCTAAAACCTATGCAATGACCGGCTGGCGGCTCGGCTATGGTGTTGTTCCTAAACACCTTGTTGAGGGAATCGTTCGTCTCATGATTAATTGCAACTCTTGCACTTGCGCCTTTACTCAGATTGCTGGCATCGAAGCTCTTCGAGGCTCACAAGAATTTGTAGATCAAATGGTCGCTCAGTTTCAGCGCCGACGAGATACTGTCGTCGATGGTTTAAACGAGATCGAAGGGATTCATTGCCTAAAGCCTGCGGGTGCATTTTATGTGTTCCCAAATGTGAAAAATTTACCTTTGTCGTGTAACGCACTAGCGGATTACTTTCTCAATGAAGCGGGCGTTTCACTACTCGCGGGAACAGCGTTTGGCAAATTTGGCGATGGCTATCTCAGAATTTCTTATGCCAATTCACTAGAGAATCTTCAAATCGCGATCGACCGAATGCGATCAGCCGTAATGAGATTGTAG
- a CDS encoding 2OG-Fe dioxygenase family protein, producing the protein MLNLSKLEEFIKPEANCLASYVLEMLTAIEVDKFQPSFAHLPNDPYLEGSYRFRRLSHFKIVGDRLIKLPHRRFFQSRQCNPLLGDVIREYPELDDELIQLEDFQRLIWEFFQFCQLCSTSQEIGVHQIRTTASPQQSGNPAPEGIHRDGVDIVGIFSVDRNKIGGGETHLYKSKDGKPPAFSKVLNPGELLVFRDAQYFHYTSPVNVIAGEQGTRDVFVLTCPGLFPPDEN; encoded by the coding sequence ATGTTAAATCTATCTAAACTAGAAGAATTTATTAAGCCAGAGGCAAATTGTCTGGCAAGTTATGTTTTAGAGATGTTAACCGCGATCGAGGTTGATAAGTTCCAACCGTCGTTTGCTCATCTCCCAAACGATCCCTACTTAGAAGGTAGCTATCGATTTAGGCGGCTCTCTCACTTCAAAATAGTTGGCGATCGATTAATCAAGTTACCTCACCGTCGCTTTTTCCAGAGCAGGCAATGCAACCCATTGTTAGGAGATGTGATTCGAGAGTATCCTGAGCTAGATGATGAGTTAATTCAACTAGAAGATTTTCAACGATTGATTTGGGAGTTTTTCCAGTTCTGCCAACTGTGCTCTACTTCCCAAGAGATTGGAGTTCATCAGATTCGCACGACTGCATCTCCTCAACAATCTGGTAATCCGGCTCCAGAGGGAATCCATCGGGATGGTGTCGATATTGTTGGAATTTTCTCGGTCGATCGCAACAAGATTGGGGGTGGTGAAACTCATCTTTATAAATCAAAAGACGGCAAGCCTCCAGCATTTAGCAAAGTCTTAAATCCGGGAGAACTTCTCGTATTCAGGGATGCTCAATACTTTCACTACACATCGCCTGTCAATGTGATTGCAGGTGAGCAAGGAACCAGAGATGTATTTGTTTTAACCTGTCCAGGACTATTTCCGCCAGATGAGAATTGA
- a CDS encoding AMP-binding protein: MRSQFFGMGWSTIAMIEEATMHQELAPAWVPSIEQIQATNIAVLMRDLNIRTYSELHSWSIRDRAAFWEVMIQRLGVCFREPYTQIVDLSQGVEFPQWLVNARLNIVESCFQASEDKTAIVFQAEGGSLQTWTYKELQSLTNRVANSLLDLGFQPGDAIAIAMPMTAESVAIYLGIIKAGCVVVSIADSFAAIEIATRLRIANAKAIFTQDFIYRGGKQLPLYHKVVEAKAPRAIVLSQHPASTVELRSHDLTWSDFLSTNEVFDATPTSPTAHINILFSSGTTGDPKAIPWTQTTPIKCAVDGHLHQDIHSSDVVAWSTNLGWMMGPWLIYASLINRATIALYDDAPTTREYGQFIQAAQVTILGVVPSLVRVWKTTDCMRGLNWSAIKAFSSTGECSNSQDMRYLMSLADNKPIIEYCGGTEIGGAYITGTLVQPCIPATFTTPALGLDFTILDADGCSANEGEAFIIPPAIGLSTKLLNKDHHQIYFADGLDKLSLRRHGDYLKRLPNGYYQMGGRVDDTMNLGGIKISSAEIEQVLNTVAGIRETAAISTPRNAQGVVISEGGPSQLIVYAVVEPNIQKTHAELKALLQTAIAQRLNPLFKIWGLVIVEALPRTSSNKVMRRVLRDQFNTIYLMRV; encoded by the coding sequence ATGCGATCGCAGTTTTTTGGAATGGGTTGGAGCACGATCGCAATGATTGAGGAAGCAACAATGCACCAAGAGTTAGCTCCCGCTTGGGTTCCATCAATCGAACAAATTCAGGCAACAAACATTGCAGTGCTGATGCGGGACTTGAACATTCGCACTTATTCAGAGTTGCATTCTTGGTCAATTCGCGATCGAGCGGCTTTCTGGGAGGTGATGATTCAACGGCTTGGAGTTTGCTTTCGGGAGCCGTATACGCAGATTGTTGACTTATCACAGGGTGTAGAATTTCCGCAATGGCTTGTGAATGCTCGATTGAATATTGTTGAAAGCTGTTTTCAAGCTAGTGAAGACAAAACCGCGATCGTTTTTCAAGCAGAAGGCGGTTCGCTCCAAACTTGGACTTACAAGGAATTACAGTCCCTTACGAATCGCGTTGCGAATAGCTTACTAGATTTAGGATTTCAGCCTGGTGATGCAATTGCGATCGCGATGCCGATGACTGCTGAATCCGTAGCAATTTACTTAGGAATTATCAAAGCGGGTTGTGTCGTCGTGTCGATTGCGGATAGTTTTGCAGCGATCGAAATTGCAACTCGGTTACGTATTGCGAACGCCAAAGCAATTTTTACTCAGGACTTTATTTATCGGGGTGGAAAGCAGCTACCGCTATATCACAAAGTTGTTGAAGCTAAGGCTCCAAGAGCGATCGTACTTTCTCAACATCCAGCTTCAACAGTTGAATTGCGATCGCATGACTTAACTTGGAGTGATTTTCTCAGTACGAATGAAGTCTTTGATGCAACTCCAACATCTCCCACAGCACACATCAATATCCTGTTTTCTTCTGGCACAACCGGAGATCCTAAAGCAATTCCCTGGACACAAACAACACCGATCAAATGTGCAGTGGATGGGCATCTGCACCAAGATATTCATTCCAGTGATGTTGTTGCTTGGTCAACCAATTTAGGATGGATGATGGGGCCCTGGCTGATCTATGCAAGCTTGATTAACCGCGCGACGATCGCGCTTTATGACGACGCACCGACGACGCGAGAATATGGTCAATTTATCCAAGCTGCTCAGGTCACTATCCTGGGTGTTGTGCCGAGTTTAGTCCGAGTTTGGAAAACGACCGATTGTATGCGGGGACTGAATTGGAGCGCAATTAAAGCGTTTAGTTCGACAGGCGAATGCTCTAATTCTCAAGATATGCGGTACTTGATGTCTCTCGCAGACAACAAGCCAATCATTGAATACTGCGGTGGTACTGAAATTGGCGGAGCTTACATCACGGGCACTCTTGTTCAGCCTTGTATTCCAGCAACTTTCACAACGCCTGCACTAGGCTTGGATTTTACAATTCTGGATGCTGATGGTTGTTCTGCAAATGAAGGGGAAGCTTTTATCATTCCCCCTGCGATCGGACTTTCTACAAAATTGTTAAATAAAGACCATCATCAGATCTATTTTGCTGATGGTCTTGATAAATTGTCCTTGCGTCGTCATGGTGATTATCTGAAGCGATTGCCGAATGGTTACTATCAGATGGGCGGCCGTGTGGACGACACAATGAATTTGGGTGGAATTAAAATAAGTTCTGCAGAAATTGAACAAGTGCTAAACACGGTTGCAGGCATTCGTGAAACGGCAGCAATTAGCACTCCGCGCAATGCTCAAGGTGTAGTGATTTCTGAAGGCGGACCGAGCCAGCTTATTGTTTATGCAGTTGTTGAGCCTAACATTCAGAAAACACATGCAGAACTCAAAGCATTGTTACAAACAGCGATCGCTCAACGCCTCAATCCGTTGTTCAAAATTTGGGGCTTGGTGATTGTAGAGGCTTTGCCTCGCACTTCATCAAACAAAGTAATGCGGCGAGTTCTGCGCGATCAGTTCAACACAATTTACCTCATGAGGGTGTAA
- a CDS encoding cysteine desulfurase-like protein: MTVFDLDWIRAQFPALHQEINGYPVAFLDGPGGTQVPQGVIDAIANYLTTSNSNLHGAFATSARTDALVEQARLAVADFLGCDSDEVVFGANMTTLTFAMSRSIGRELQPGDEIVVTNLDHDANVAPWLALRERGVIVRTVDIYENNCTLDMLDLEHQITERTKLVAISYASNAVGTINDVKRAVQLAHAVGAWVFVDAVHYAPHRLIDVRSLECDFLVCSAYKFFGPHVGILYGKREHLARLQPYKPRPASEEVPFRWETGTQNFEGLAGVVATIEYLAELGRHVSPIVTNRRSALVAAMLTIQNYERSLSEYLIPHLLKIPGVALYGITERSQLTWRTPTFGIRIAGYSPFEIARILGDRGIFIWNGNFYALNLTQRLGIEESGGLLRIGCTHYNTIAEVQRLLHTLHEVAERLVTI, from the coding sequence ATGACTGTTTTTGATCTAGATTGGATTCGCGCTCAATTTCCCGCCCTACATCAAGAAATAAATGGGTATCCAGTCGCGTTTTTAGATGGACCTGGTGGGACTCAAGTTCCGCAGGGGGTGATTGATGCGATCGCGAACTACTTGACGACATCAAATTCTAATTTGCACGGAGCTTTTGCGACCAGCGCGCGAACCGATGCGTTAGTAGAACAAGCCCGATTAGCAGTTGCGGATTTTCTAGGCTGCGATAGTGATGAGGTTGTGTTTGGAGCAAACATGACGACGCTCACGTTTGCAATGAGTCGATCAATCGGTCGAGAATTGCAACCCGGTGATGAGATTGTTGTTACTAACCTTGATCACGATGCCAACGTCGCGCCTTGGTTAGCGCTTCGAGAACGGGGTGTAATTGTTCGTACAGTTGATATTTATGAGAACAACTGTACTCTAGACATGCTTGATTTAGAACATCAGATCACGGAACGCACAAAGTTAGTCGCGATCAGTTATGCCTCGAATGCAGTTGGCACGATCAATGATGTTAAACGAGCGGTTCAGTTAGCTCATGCTGTGGGAGCATGGGTGTTTGTCGATGCAGTTCACTATGCGCCCCATCGGCTAATTGATGTACGATCGCTAGAGTGTGATTTCCTCGTTTGCTCTGCCTACAAGTTTTTTGGGCCGCATGTTGGCATTCTCTATGGCAAACGAGAGCATTTAGCTCGGCTACAGCCTTACAAGCCTCGTCCTGCTTCTGAAGAAGTTCCATTTCGGTGGGAAACAGGAACACAGAATTTTGAGGGGCTTGCGGGAGTTGTGGCAACGATCGAGTATTTAGCTGAGTTAGGGAGGCACGTTTCACCGATCGTTACAAATCGGCGGAGTGCTCTTGTTGCGGCAATGCTAACAATTCAGAACTATGAGCGATCGCTGTCTGAATATTTGATCCCTCATTTGCTAAAAATTCCTGGGGTGGCTCTCTACGGCATCACAGAGCGATCGCAATTGACCTGGCGCACGCCAACGTTCGGAATTCGCATTGCTGGCTATTCTCCTTTTGAAATTGCAAGGATATTAGGCGATCGCGGTATTTTCATCTGGAATGGGAACTTCTATGCTCTGAATCTCACTCAACGGCTCGGAATTGAGGAAAGTGGAGGATTGTTGCGAATTGGCTGCACTCACTACAACACGATCGCGGAAGTTCAGCGGTTATTGCACACGTTGCATGAGGTTGCGGAACGCTTAGTGACAATCTGA